From the genome of Staphylococcus haemolyticus, one region includes:
- a CDS encoding ISL3 family transposase — MCKSILKTLRIKDKNINFSDEVIEKKYKGRMSLFYYAELTYQPTYCENCLAKNDNFSIVKNGKKTSTITLLKIMEMPAYLNLQKQRFYCKTCDSHFTAKSNIVDAHCFISNKTKLAVLNKAQECRSQKSIAKSCLISSMTVSRVINQAASDVGQSSFDALPEHLMMDEFKSVKNVTGKMSFIYADAVSHRIVDVVADRKLKSLKDHFYRYSLKLRQKVKTVTIDMYEPYMSLIKQLFPNAKIIIDRFHIVQSLNRALNMSRVHVMNCYRASNRPLYNKYKSYWKLFLKPFETLEAFNYRKVHLFKEWKTEKGIVNYLLDVDEELYNTYHYVHELRRFLKENQIEKFNHKLFSIHLSDVCPKLRPVIRTLRRLATFIENTMTYSNLTNGPLEGINNKIKLIKRVSFGYRNYDNLRNRIIITSRLFASTTKKEIKQPKVA, encoded by the coding sequence ATGTGTAAGTCTATATTAAAAACATTAAGAATTAAAGATAAAAATATCAATTTTTCAGACGAAGTGATTGAGAAAAAATATAAAGGACGAATGAGCCTGTTTTATTATGCCGAGCTCACTTATCAACCTACATATTGTGAAAATTGTTTAGCTAAAAATGATAATTTCTCTATAGTAAAAAATGGTAAGAAAACCTCAACGATTACTTTGCTTAAAATTATGGAAATGCCCGCTTATTTAAATCTTCAAAAACAAAGATTTTATTGTAAAACATGCGATAGTCATTTTACTGCTAAATCTAATATTGTCGACGCTCATTGCTTTATTTCAAATAAAACAAAACTTGCAGTTTTAAATAAAGCACAAGAATGCCGCTCTCAAAAATCTATCGCTAAGTCATGCTTAATATCATCAATGACTGTGTCTAGAGTGATTAATCAAGCGGCAAGCGACGTAGGTCAGTCTTCTTTTGATGCTTTACCTGAACACTTAATGATGGACGAATTTAAAAGTGTTAAAAATGTAACTGGGAAAATGAGCTTTATTTATGCAGATGCTGTATCGCACCGCATCGTAGATGTGGTAGCGGATCGTAAGTTAAAATCGTTAAAAGATCATTTTTATCGCTATTCTTTGAAACTAAGACAAAAAGTCAAAACAGTAACGATTGATATGTATGAACCATATATGTCGCTAATCAAGCAATTATTTCCTAACGCGAAGATTATTATTGATCGTTTTCATATTGTTCAATCCTTAAATCGAGCGTTAAATATGTCTAGAGTTCATGTAATGAATTGTTATAGGGCCTCAAATAGACCGCTTTATAATAAATATAAAAGTTATTGGAAATTATTTCTTAAACCTTTTGAAACGCTAGAGGCATTTAATTATCGTAAAGTCCATTTATTTAAAGAGTGGAAAACTGAAAAAGGCATTGTAAATTACTTATTAGATGTAGATGAAGAATTATATAATACATATCACTACGTTCATGAGCTAAGACGATTTTTAAAAGAAAACCAAATAGAGAAATTTAATCATAAACTCTTTTCTATTCATCTTTCAGATGTGTGTCCTAAATTACGCCCAGTCATTAGAACTTTAAGACGATTAGCAACTTTCATTGAAAATACTATGACATATTCTAACCTGACCAACGGTCCGTTAGAAGGAATTAATAATAAAATCAAACTCATTAAAAGGGTATCTTTTGGTTATAGAAATTATGATAATTTACGTAATAGAATTATTATAACTTCGCGACTATTTGCCTCAACAACAAAAAAAGAGATTAAACAACCTAAGGTTGCTTAA
- a CDS encoding DUF4889 domain-containing protein, producing the protein MKNKKGLGMGIALIAIMLIVCIVLVVMMMTGGQKETYYGYMKNDHTIDKMVNEQTEKIEKNVELPSDSKANVKKGDFVFLVKEKGSDKFSRVSKVDHDDVPHGLMMKIHEMHDMKGM; encoded by the coding sequence ATGAAAAATAAAAAGGGTTTAGGTATGGGTATTGCACTTATTGCTATCATGTTGATCGTATGTATCGTTCTTGTTGTCATGATGATGACAGGTGGTCAAAAAGAAACGTATTATGGCTATATGAAAAACGACCATACAATTGATAAGATGGTAAATGAACAGACTGAAAAAATTGAAAAAAATGTTGAATTGCCTTCTGATAGCAAAGCTAATGTTAAGAAAGGCGACTTCGTATTTTTAGTTAAAGAAAAAGGATCAGATAAATTCTCAAGAGTATCTAAAGTAGATCACGATGACGTACCACATGGTTTAATGATGAAAATTCATGAAATGCATGATATGAAAGGTATGTAA
- a CDS encoding pyridoxamine 5'-phosphate oxidase family protein, whose translation MDKQQVIQSIEKVLDTSKVGVLSTAYNNQPNSRYMVFYNDELTLYTKTSNESTKVEEIKNNPYAYILLGYNETTNNSFVEIEANIEIVEDQKVIDWLWETQDKTFFDSKEDPNLCVLKVVPKTIKLMNDDDIDTPVTITV comes from the coding sequence TTGGATAAACAACAAGTGATTCAATCAATTGAAAAAGTCTTAGATACTTCAAAAGTCGGCGTCTTATCAACAGCATATAATAATCAACCAAATAGTCGTTATATGGTATTTTATAATGATGAATTAACTTTATATACGAAGACAAGTAATGAGAGTACTAAAGTTGAAGAAATTAAAAATAATCCTTATGCATATATTTTATTAGGTTACAATGAAACAACAAATAATAGCTTTGTTGAAATTGAAGCAAATATAGAAATTGTTGAAGATCAAAAAGTAATTGACTGGTTATGGGAAACGCAAGATAAAACGTTCTTTGATTCAAAAGAGGATCCAAATCTATGTGTGCTTAAAGTCGTACCTAAAACCATCAAGTTAATGAATGATGATGATATCGATACACCTGTAACGATTACTGTATAG